The nucleotide window TCCTCAAGGCATTGTGATTCGGGTCCCtcagtttaaaaaaggaaaaagtcaaagatGGTTAACCTTAAATAGCAGCAGAGACAAGCACTTGCTAAGATGGCTTAAGCAGACCAGCCTTCAAGGGCTGAATGTCTCAGTCAAAGTTGAATGAGGTTAATGTTGCATCGGGTTACGTCATCTCCCAGAATTATCATAAAGACCACAAGTTCCCAAGGTTCATTCTCTCGAGTAATCCCCTCTGCATCCCCAGTTGTCCCCCACCCCAAGTCCTCAATTCTCACCTTGAAACCTGTGGGACACCAGTCAACAAACTGGATGGTTCTCTTGGTCTTGATGGCAGCAATGGCGACATTCACGTCCTTGGGTACCACATCCCCACGGTAGAGCATACAGCAGGCCATGTATTTGCCATGACGCGGGTCACACTTCACCATCTGGCTGTTGGGCTCAAAGCAGGAACTAGTTATCTCTGCCACAGACAGCTGCTCATGGTAGGCTTTCTCTGCAGAAATGATGGGTGCATACGTGACCAGCGGGAAATGGATTCTGGGATAGGGTACTAGGTTGGTTTGGAACTCTGTGAGGTCCACATTGAGGGCTCCATCGAAGCGGAGAGAGGCAGTGATTGAGGACACAATCTGGCTGATGAGGCGGTTGAGGTTGGTATAGGTGGGGCGCTCAATGTCCAGGTTCCTGCGACAGATGTCATAAATGGCTTCGTTGTCCACCATGAAAGCACAGTCTGAGTGCTCCAGGGTGGTGTGGGTCGTCAGGATGGAGTTATAGGGCTCTACCACTGCAGTGGAGACCTGTGGTGCCGGGTAGATGGCAAATTCTAGCTTGGATTTCTTGCCATAGTCAAGGGAAAGGCGTTCCATCAAGAGAGAAGTGAAGCCAGAGCCTGTGCCGCCTCCGAAGCTGTGGAAGATGAGGAAGCCCTGCAAGCCAGAGCAGGCATCTGTCTGGGGAGAGCCAGAAACAAGGAGAAATCAGAAGAGTCCTGAGACCCCATGTGGAGACAAATCCAGACAAACCCTTTTTGTCTGCATATCCTATCCTCATAAAAAATCATAATAACCTATAAGGAATAAGACACAAAAGAGGTTGTTTTGGTCTTGGGAGGAGTGGTTAATGTCTAGACTGACAAACTACACATGCGTGCATACGGCTCTGACTTGGAGCTGGACAAAGCAGGAGTAGAAAGTCTCAGAGTTGTCTTTGTGGTGGGCCTTGTCTTCCGAGAGCTCAAATCTTGCTGACTACCCTTGTCCTTGACATATGCTTCTATGGGCATGGTTGACGAGCACATTCAAACATGGAAAGGGCTCAGGGTGCCTGCCAGTCTGAGAAATGTAAAAGGagctatggattttttttcttttaagattttgaaATTTTGAGATTAAAAAAGAACATGTTTTTAGGTTGACAAACTGTGTGTACTTATAGGATCTACTATGCTGCTGTGGattttgtgtgcactgtggaatGGCCACACCAAAATGAGCAACACGTCCATGAATTCCCAACTTGTAAACACTTCAGCCAGTCATTAACCTTTCCAAAGGCCTCCTCCCCCATGGCTACATCATCATCTTGTAAGATTTAGTGATGGTTAGTGAGATGGCAGAACTACAGTAAGCACTCCATATTGACTCCTGGCAGAACTACAATAAGCACTCCATGTTGACTCCTGGCAGAACTACAGTAAGCACTCCATGTTGACTCCTGGCAGAACTATAGTAAGCACTCCATGTTGACTCCTGGCAGAACTATAGTAAGCACTCCATGTTGACTCCTGGCAGAACTACAGTAAGCACTCCATGTTGACTCCTGGCAGAACTACAGTAAGCACTCCATGTTGACTCCTGGCAGAACTAAGAGAATTTATAGACTCACAGAGGATGTGAGCTATTATCATCTGATCCAGTGGTTCTGAACTTTTGGGCACCACTAGTCTTGTCAATTTTTTTCCATCACATAGAAATGAGAGCTTATAAAGACAAAGTGATGTAACCCACAACGCAGCTTAGTAGTCAAGCCAGCCTGATTCCGCAGCCtctagcacttttttttttaatctttaccAAAAATTTATTGCAAACTTTTTGCCAGTGTTCATTTTATTCCATAAGGAGTAAACTTTAGCATTAGTAAAAGATATGACATTTTTTGTTGGGTCTATTCCTGTtggttgatgaagtctcaattttccttttagaatcaaTTCAGAAATCTTTTTTATAtaggtctttgatttttttgttctgtttgtgtgACAAAAATATCTATTGCGGaatattatcttctctctgcataagAATTCcagtgggggggggcagaagctggagagatggctcagaggttaagaccactgcctgctcttccggtgatcctgagttcaattcccagcaaccacacggtggctcacaaccatctatactgagatctggtgccctcttctggcgtgcaggcacacatgcaggcagaacactgcatacataataaacaaacaaataaataaatcttatttaaaaaccCAGTAGGCatgccaggcattggtggcacactccctttaataccagcacttggaaggcagtgacaattggttctctgtgagttccaggccagcatggtttacagagtgagttccaggacaggttccaaaggtcTAGAgcaaccttgtctcgaaaaaccagagagagagagagaaagagagagagagagaaagggagggagggaaggagggagagagggaggaagggagggagagggagagagaggggaaaggggagaattCCAGTAGGAGAACAGGTAGAAGGCAGAATAACTAGGCTACAATCAAGCTCTGGATTCAAGTgacccacatgtgcatcctgtaatttttttttctctaccacAGCCAATTCTCCTTCAGCTTGAGCTGATAATTTTCTTGGACTAGTTAAGTTCTTGTCACcttgtaaggtttgaaataaatgaCTTAGTCCATGAGTTGTTTATCCAGTTGTGTGCCATAGCCAGTTAATGTCTCCCAGGAGAATCTGAAAGTCATTAAGGCTCCACAGTTGATCTCTCTGGATTTGTTCTTTTTGTGGTtgattttttgtaaacctattttatagtcTAAGTACTCAATAGAATCTGCCTCTAGCACTCTTGAGTAGTGTGACCCAACTTAAGACACCAACTGCCCCAGCCCAAAACTCCTGCATTTAATACAAGGGAAATGCCTCCCTTGTTTATTCGAAAGCAAATGGAGGTGTGAAATTCGCACTTACAGTGTAAGCATAACTACTCAAATGTGTAATAAAATCTCTCCCTCGGTTCTTCCAAGCCAATGCTTTACTACCCTGTGTTTCTAACTCTAACTCCATCTACAGGGTAGGCCAGTATACCCAGGCAGGGGGAGGTGTACATCCCTGTGACTGTTCCTTCTGAAACATGACCAGAGGCCTAGCGGTACAGCCAGCAGTACAGCATGTGCCTGACATGATGAGGCCCTGGATCTGAACCCCagcaccaaccaaccaaccaaccaatgaaCCTCCCCCCAAGAACTCTAGTAGCTATTCTTGCAGCCAGCTGATGCACGCCTCTAACCCACCTGAGTCCAAGCCTGACCAGATGCCCTGCCCAATTGTGCTTACCAGCTTACGGATGCGGTCCAGCACCAGGTCAATACTCTCCTTGCCCACCGTATAGTGCCCACGGGCATAATTGTTAGCCGCATCCTCCTTCCCCGTGATCAGCTGCTCGGGATGGAAGAGCTGGCGGTAGGTTCCTGCCCGCACCTCATCTGTCAAGAGACAGGACCCTCAGATCCCCATTTCCAGGAGACACGCTCTGTCCCACTCATCTGAGTATGAGACTCAGCTGGAGTGACCGGGTCTACCCTAGAACAATGACTCAGAGATCCAGAGAGACAAGGGCACACTAACCAAGCCCAGGCCCCTGAGCAGAactagaaaggaggaagagacttGAAGGAGCAGACCACCAAACACCaaaaccatttcctccccttctctccttccctccacctgGATCTGGATCCTCAGGAGCCCTGTCCTGAGAAAGCCAGACTCCGCCTGTGCGTGGTTCTAACTCAGAAGGAGCAGGGTTGCAGCACCTCTACCTGTGAATGTGGCTACCCTCACCCCACCTTGACTGTCAAGTGCTGCAAGGCTAGACCATACCCGAGGCCAGACTACAGCGATGGTCAGAAACCTATGCTTTAGGAAATGGACCGTTGGagaggttttttgagacagggttattttgtgtagccctgattgtcctggaactcactctctagaccagcctggccttgaactcacagagatccgcctgtctctgccacccaagtgctggaattaaaggtgtgtgcaccaccaccacctgactgagAGGTTTCTAACAATTTCTAGAGCTTTTTGTGCCTTTTATCTCTGTACCATCAGTAACAATCATGGTCATTTCTTGTCTCAGCAGGTTTAAGAAGCATTTTGTTCTGCACAGCTTAGCAGGTTCTGTTGACCCCTATTACAAATCCCCCAAGGACCCGAGGGAAGTCACATGGCTCACTCACACCTTTCAACTTGTCTCCCTCTCATTAGCCCAATCCCTGCACTTTGCTGTTGCAGCAGAGCCCTTGGCCGGTACTCACCTACTACCGTAGGTTCCAGGTCGACCATGACAGCCCGGGGCACATGCTTGCCATTGCCAGTCTCACTGAAGAAGGTGGTGAAGGAGTCATCATCGTTGACCTTGCTGGCCTGAGTGCCAAAGGTCCCATCTGCCTGGATGCCATGTTCCAAGCAGAAGAGCTCCCAGCAGGCATTGCCAATCTGAACTCCAGCTTGACCCACGTGGACTGATATGCATTCCCGCTGTGGAAACAGGGCACATCAAAGTCAGAGGACCCGAGTCCCCGGCCATGGGCTGAAGCCCCACATCTAAAGGCTGTCTCTTCCGCACATTCAACCATCAGGATGCTCGAGTCTACAGCTGCACCACCCCATAACCAGGGTGTGTCTGGGGTTCCAGGTGCCTGGCACCACAACATCTGGCACAGGACATTGTTCCAAACAAGTCAAAGATAGCAACAGACTAACCTTGACCTTACAACACATGGCGCCAGCATTCACACTAATTCCTAAGTACTGACCTTCTGAGATATCACACACAGGGTGTGCATACAGAGCCCGGGACTGTCACAGGGGAGCCACCATAGACACAGTCAGTATGATGACTATAAATGTGGAAACAATAAATGAGTTATTTACCATCAAGGCCAAGTTAGGCTCTTCTTGAATGTtgagaaatgaacatttttggAGACACCACTATCTACCTTGCTGTTTAGGTCAGCCCAAGTATTAAGTAAATCTCAGCTTTTGGGTGCTCTTCTAACTCAGTTGCTCTGATTTAAAACCTCAATTGTCTAACTGATTCTAGCATTATCACCTAAGAAtaagggctgtgtgtgtgtgtgtgtgtgtgtgtgtgtgtgtgtgtgtgcacgtacgtgttgtgtgtgtctgtgtgtatgtgtgtgtgtatgaagaacCCTTCCAAGCAAATTTCCTGGAAAAATGGACTCATCCTCCACCTCTTGCCCATCTGTGGGGAAGCAGTGGCCCACATGGGGTAACTCTGTCCTGTGATACCTGGCTGAGCCCAGCAGGGAAGCATGTGCCTGGTCTGTAGGTTTCTATTCTTATCCATGACCTGATGTGGCACTCTCTAGCTCTGAGGGACCCAAGCCAGGAGCAGaagctccagagagcagagctggttGAGGAAACAAGCAGTGTATGCATCGAAATTCAGAACCCAGAAGCCTCTCTGGGCACAGGAATGGAGCAGACGCCTTGACGGTCTCCAAGGGCCAGAGACTTCAGGACCAGTTGCTCCCTGATTTGGTTTTGCAACTGAGTCCCTACTCTCCCCATCACTCTGCTAGCCCTTGCCACTGGGAGGAAAAGTGTGCAGGCATTTGAAGCCACCAATACGGAGCACAGAGCTACAGACTACAGCCCAGCAGTACTTCCCAACGCCCAGTGAAAGGCTTCGCTCCCGGCTTGCCCACACCCAGGCTTCACAGCTAGCCATCTCAATTCATTTGTTGTGTTGTGTGACTTTGGCTGAGTCACTAAAACTCTCCTCATCTGAAAAAAAGCATTTAGCCGTGATTGACATTGGCTTTACCATTATCATCATATGGCAGGATCTAGCTCCTCCTCCACCTGCTGGGAGCGCAGGCAGGGAGTCAGAGCTCACAGGCAGGCTCACTTTGCTGTGGGGCTGTCTTCTACTTCCATTTTAGGGCTAAGAAAAGCACACCCTACACAAAGCAACAGTCCCACACATATGTTATTATTGACCCAAAGCTACAGCACACATTCAGCAAGAAGCCGTGGTTTCTCAGGAAGGACCTGACATTGTGGGAACACAGCGCAGGCCCATGAGGAACCTGATTCTGGATCACCTCCTTTAAATTCTGGTCTCATATGTAGCCCCAAACTTCAGCTTTCTGAGTTTGTCCCTTCGTGTCACCATCATATGCCAGCCACCCCCACTTATTGAGGGTGCTGTATGGTTTCCAGTCTCTGACTTCCTTCCAGAACACTCTAGGTCTTCCCAGGGAAGATGAAGGGTTAttgcaggaagaaaaagaaacaaaaacaaaagcaaaacatggGAGAAAGAGCAGAGTGTCCTGCAGCCACCAACACATGACCCAGGGTTTTTGGTCTCTTTGATGCCCTCCTCAATCTTACTTGAATGAATAAATACCTCTCCTCCTgatatagtctctctctctccacctcctcctgacagtctctctcctcctctttacTACtgacagcctctctctctccctcctctctctcctttctctctctctctccccacctcccccggAAAACCAGGCAAGTGATCCACTGCTGAGCCACACACTCTCTCCCAATTAACGAGAAAGATGAGCAGCAGCAGAAACTGTGCCATACCAAAACCACATTAGAAGCAGAATGGCTACGTGGACCACGCAGAACCTGAATTATAACTttaacaaatcaaaataaaaaagctcattaattttaatgataaaagTGAGGTTAAGTATGAAAATGCTTTCAGTGTTTAGAATTACGTCTGAAGCACCTAGCAATAAACTTTAATagtatttaaaatactattttttgatttttaacagtatcagagatcaaacccagagccttcaAATGTTAGGCAagtgagctacactcccagcttCTAAAACACATTAATAAACACAGGAGATAAGTAGATACAGCCAAAAATGATAACTTTTACACCTAAGCAATAAATATATGGGTGGCTTTATACCCATCTACTCTTCTGGAAGTTTAATTTTTTCCATAGTAAAAATCAAGATGTTAAtaacaaagtaaaagaaatagatgaagggctggagagatggctcagaggttaagagcactgactgctcttccagaggtcctgagttcagttcccagcaaccacatgagggctcacaaacatctgtaatgagaactggcgccctcttctggtgtgcgggcatacatggaagcagaatgctgtacacataataaataaataaatttaaaaaaaagaaatagatgaaaaGTAGGAGTCAGAATAGAGACTCCATCCACATTAGCCTGGTTCTTCTCATCTCACAGAGCCACCTGCCCAGCTGACTCTAAGGGCGCACCCTCAGAGAGCAAGCAAAACTTTCAAAGCTACATAAGGAGAACTTGCCTACCACAAGCCAGGTCCTGGGCTtggtctctgtttcctgtttggaATTTTGCATGGCTAGCATGGCCTGGATGCCCACGACCAGGCTGGTACTGAGGTAGGTGCAGCCACCATCTACTCAAGGCACAGGAAGTTCAGAGTAAGAGGGAGCTAAGAGGTTTGGGGTGTAGAGGGTAGTGTTCAGATGCAAGTAAAATTACAACTTCTGTGAAGTTTCTGGGAACTCTGTGGTCTATGAAAATCTTCAGAATTCCACTGGACACTTTGCTCATGGTAGGAGTACTATAGTTTGCGTCCGGAATGCAAAGGGGAAGAAGGCTAAGAGGTGGAGCCCAGCAGTATGTGTCTCAGTTCTCAGGGGCACACCCTCATGGGACTGTGGAAGCCcagtttctccctctgtctcttttgCTCTTTAGCCATCAGGTGTGTGGTTTGTCACTCGTTTCGACCTGTGCCACTTTGCCTCAAACCCAGAACCGACAGGAACAACCAAGCGCACACTGAAACCTCCaaaactgagccaaaataaaccctacACTTCACAAGTCCACAACTTCAGGGTCTGTTGCCCTGGCAGAAGCTGGCACAGGGGCAGCCTTCTCTACACCGTCACTCAGTCACCCCTTTCCCCCCTGAAGTTCCACACAGATGAGCACGGGAGATGAGTGGGTCACCCTTGGGAAGTCAATCCTCACACCCAGTAAAGGTCATCAATCTGCCATGCTGAGGACATAAGAGCCAAACACGCGGCACATAGGTGGGCCGGGTCCCATGGGTCACCTAATGATTTCTTCTCCATTGCTGGCAGGtcaaactgaggcacagggaggcAAAGGTTAGACTGATGGTGCACACAGTGCAGCAAGAAAGCCTGACCTAGAACCCAGCCCGAGCTGGTCCTTTGTACCCTGCCACCCCCTGGCTCACCCTCACTCCGAATTTCCAGGGCCTTGCGGTGTGGCTGCATCTACCTCAGTACCAGCCTGGTAGTGGACACCAGTCCCAAGGTAGCCATGCAAAATGCCCAGCAGAAAATGCTCTCACACAGAAATGCTGCGAGCCAATCAGAAATTGGTCTCTTTTAATCTTCCTTTCCTGCTATCTGGAGACTGTTCCTCGGGATAAACTGTGTGACCAAAGATGGGGGCAGGCAAAGGTAAGCTGAGTTAGCAAGGACATTTCAGTCATCTGTTGCTCCAAACTCCTATCTCAGGTTTCCCTTGGTAGTCAGagttcctctcccctccccctcttgaTTCTATTTTGAATCTGGGCCTGTGGCGCTCTGTTCTCTTGGGTACCTTGTAAGGGAAGGAAGGCGCTGTATGCTGCCAGAGCCCCTGAACTCAACAATGGGAGGAAGGAGTTAAGGGAGATAAAGAGACGCATACACCCCTCTCAAGAAAAGCGGCATCCCTCAATAGGCCTGATATGTCAACTGTCACTACAAAAGTTCATCCCAACATGATGAGGGCTGTCATACACAAGAAGGTTCTAAATGGCAGTGTGCTGACGTCACTTTTCAGGACTCCAGTTAAATGTCACTGCCTACTGGCAGGAAGTCAGGATAACCACAGAGCATCGCAGGGTCCCTGCTGTGTTTGTTCATGATTGTCTTTGTATTTATCGCACAACACTCATGATGGTTGCTTCTTCAAGCATCTGTCTTTCCCTGATACAGAGACTAAACTCCATGGGCAAGCAACTGAATCTCCAGCACCAAGCACAGTACTCGGACATAGCAGAGATAAGCAGAATTAGAGCCCTCCATGGCTTTACAGGACCGGTTAACACCAAGAGCGGGCAGAGCCGAAGAACACAGACACGGCTCAGGGGAGTTCAGCCAAGGGACCCCCACTGCTGACTTGGTCTGCTGAAGAAGGAAAATGGACAGGTCTCTAATGCATTTAGACAGGCCTGGGGACATGTTAGGAATAGTGAACACAAGAGACGGGAGAATTCAGGACATGTCCCACAACTGCCAGATTCTATGGAGCAAGAACTCATGAAGGGCAGAGCTGGTGGGACAGCTGTGTCCCCTCCGTTCATCCTCCACAGAGAGCATATGTCACGGGAAATCATATCCTAGAACTCTGCAGCCTTTCAGGGCCTACTCTGAGAAACCCTTCCTTGTGCTGATCATATTTAATTGTCGGATCCTCTTGCTTTGCTCTCAGAAACAAGCGCTCTCCTCAGTGAAAGAATGGTTTGAGTCTTTCAGCATCATTTTGAGGCCAGAGGCACAGCTCAGTATGGTAGAGCGATTTCAAGTGTGTTTAAGACCCTGGACTTGGGGGAAAAATGTCAGCTCAAggtttcaccaaaaaaaaaaaaaaaaacagtggcatATTTCTCTAGGAAAGCCAGTGACTCAGAGCAGCATCAGGAGCCCTGTGAAGGACTCAGACAGGGCCATTGTCCCTGGGCCACCTGTGTGTACACTTGCCATGCAGTTACTCTCAGGGAGCCTATTATCCCCGCATTCTTTCTAGTTGTTAgtctagaataaaaaaaaaaatcgcatGTATTTTAGGAGCTAGGTCACAAAGCTGGCAAGTGAAAAGTAGATCCGTAGTGTTCCACAGGGATAATTAAAGCAGGAACAAACGTGACTCATCAAAGCATGCGTTATCTCTGCTCAGACCCTTCAATTACAGCGGATTTGGGATCACTgacaagagagaaaagacagcaaaTGAGCAACAGCCAGAACAGAGCTGACCTCAATGAGCATCCGCGAGGGAGACGGCAGCTCAGGAGAGGAGCTCGGATGATGTTTGCAGCAATAGTGTGGATGAGAAGCAAGTGATGGGGTGCTCGGTAAGAAGATTCTGGCACAAGAGACCCTGGGATGGCAAAGCCCACGGGCTCCCAGCTGGCATTGAGACAGGACTCAGGGTTCAGTGTGACGCACACACTGCCTACTGTGCTTTTTCACGGATCTTCCAGGAGACAGGAAATGCGTACCACAAAGGCCACAGTATTGTCAGCTCCCCAAGTAGTCCGAGAAAAAGTGAACAGTTGgtccccttccttcctcaaacaataccacatcctcccactcttcccaatCACTGACCTAGTCACCAGCCACTTTCTCAAAGTTAACCTTTTATCCTAGAAGCCTGGGTGTCATCAAGGTCACCTAGGAGCTGCCTCAGCAAGGACACATGGCAAACACTTGGTGACAGCATTCAAGTCCCCACCCCTCCCTCAGCTGAGCCTAAAAGATGTCTAGCAAGACTCACTCAACAGCTTCACCCCATCACTTTAACCAAGGACCGTGACTCGGAAGCAGATACCCAAGTACCTAGGAGGAAAAACCTCccacagtggaggaaaggagaggtggCTGTAACCCCACAGTGCTCTGGGTCACAATGCTCCTCGGCTTTGCACAGCACAACCAATGGTACCGTTGAGCGATGACAGGGATACCAGACGTGGTAGTGACTCCACCCCACCCAGACACACTGCTCTCCCCCCAACTGCCATTTTTTTTACAAGTGTATAGGATCTTTGACACCATTTGATGTCAATTTCCATACAATGCAAGCAGAGTTCCTCAAAGCTAAAGAAATGGTGTGAAGGTATTTCCAAGGTCATATAGGTGTGCCCATCTCCCTGTGACCTTTATAAAAACTCTTTCTGGTTATAAAACCTCTCCTGCTACCATGGACATGGGTTCAGCTTTAGGTACCTGGCCAGGAGTCTCCATACTACTTTCCAAAAATAAATGTCATTGTCACATTCCCAGGGGCTGCTTGCTGGATAATACAGACAGCAGATGGGATGCTGGGGTATGTATGCCGTCGACCTGAGCTGATGGTTAAGAAGGAAGGCTTTAGAGAGTGGATTTGATCAGCTGTGTGACTTGAGTATCTGGTGTGGGACCAGTAAAAGACACTGGTGGATGAAGCACTATGCCCCAGGGAAGAAAGCCAGCAAGTCTCAAGAAGAATGCTCACCTGCCCAGCACCTGAAGAATGACCACGCTGAAAATATTGTGAGAACCAGTTACATATTTCttacccaaccaaacaaaattagaaatggcAAAGCTAATTCTGATTACCTCCCAAGAAGGCTTCCATGACAGCGTAGGAAATGGGGACACGAAGAACAGCTGCCTGAAACCTGACCCACTAGAGGAAGTGAGGACATTCTTGAAGAGTGGGattcttagggctggagagatggctcagtggttaatagcactggctgctcttccaaaggtcctgagttcagttcccagcaaccacatggtggctcacaaccatctgtaatgagatctggcgccctcctctggcgtgcgagcatacatggaggcaggatgttgtatacataataaataaataaataaatcttaaaaaagaaaagagtgggaTTCTTGAGATGAAGGCTTACAAATTGATCGTTCTAGTCTTCCAGGAAGGAATCAGGGTCCGGGGATGTGGCTCACGGGTAGTGCAGTTGCCAAGCATACAAGGCTTGGCCTCAGGATTCCATCACTCCCACCACCCCACCGCCACCACTGCTCCCTCCACAGCATaacaagaaaggagaagaagaaaaggatccGGGTCTCCCTACTGCTCAGGAGGCCGAGGGATCAGAAACAGCACAAGTTTAAGAGAAGCCTGGGCATCATAATGGCATCcctctcaaaatgaaaaataaggagggaggaagggggtaAAGAGGAAAAAATTCACTGTGAGATTCTGGAATGGGAAGTGTTGCCCATCAAGACAGGGCTGAGCATATAAGGAATGTTCTCAGTACACGAAGCTCAGGGTTTCACAATAAAATGATGGGCTCTTTTCAAGACAGTTGGCCATGCAGGTTTCCAAACCTCTTAAACTTCACTGCTTTTCGCTTGTCTTGCTATTTCCCAGGTATATTCTGAACACATTGGTATCTGTTCAAGGGTTGGATTGCTATCTTTGCCCTCTTCTCCTAACATCTTTTAGGCTCTACTCAGAGTCTGCAGACATTCAGATCAGAATTAAAGTATAGATGGGAATGCACTTGGAAAATCTTAAAGCAATTGCTATGCACTGGAAACTGTAAATGTTAAATATCACTTCTACAAGCCAGAcggtggtggaacacacctttaatcccagcactcgggaggcagaggcaggaagatctctgtgagttcgaggccagcctggtctacaagagcttgttccagggcagactccaaagttacagtgaaactttgtctcaaaaaaaacaacaaaa belongs to Microtus pennsylvanicus isolate mMicPen1 chromosome 8, mMicPen1.hap1, whole genome shotgun sequence and includes:
- the Tuba8 gene encoding tubulin alpha-8 chain, with translation MRECISVHVGQAGVQIGNACWELFCLEHGIQADGTFGTQASKVNDDDSFTTFFSETGNGKHVPRAVMVDLEPTVVDEVRAGTYRQLFHPEQLITGKEDAANNYARGHYTVGKESIDLVLDRIRKLTDACSGLQGFLIFHSFGGGTGSGFTSLLMERLSLDYGKKSKLEFAIYPAPQVSTAVVEPYNSILTTHTTLEHSDCAFMVDNEAIYDICRRNLDIERPTYTNLNRLISQIVSSITASLRFDGALNVDLTEFQTNLVPYPRIHFPLVTYAPIISAEKAYHEQLSVAEITSSCFEPNSQMVKCDPRHGKYMACCMLYRGDVVPKDVNVAIAAIKTKRTIQFVDWCPTGFKVGINYQPPTVVPGGDLAKVQRAVCMLSNTTAIAEAWARLDHKFDLMYAKRAFVHWYVGEGMEEGEFSEAREDLAALEKDYEEVGTDSFEEENEGEEF